The Medicago truncatula cultivar Jemalong A17 chromosome 7, MtrunA17r5.0-ANR, whole genome shotgun sequence genome includes the window agATATCACCTTTCTCATGGTGGGAAAGAttcacctttcccatgtgaaatgccaccatGAGGTTATATGTGTGCAATTGCATATGAGTTCAAATTATCACCATTCGTTGGATGGTCAATAAAAGTATGCGGGTTAAGAAAAAGTGTGCCGGTTGAAGAGCGGGAATCATTCGTTAGATGgtcaattaatttctttttaaatgatttttatgagggaAGTGAGAGTGTAGAAAAGTTCACCAGGTAAAATTGAATCAGGTGTGACTTGATCAGGAGAATGAAGATTTGACAGGTTTACAGGATGATGAAGTTTAACATTTCTTTGCTAGAAAAATGGCGTTGAAGAATGGATGGGAATCAAGGAAGTTTATTGTTTAAGGTGTTGGTGGCTCGGTGGGTGTCTTGAGAAGGAGGGGAGGCTTAAAGCGTTGGCATGGTGGAAAGATTTATGGGTGTCAAAAGAGGTGTTGGGATGAGCGTTTGGAATTGGTTTGATGGTAATTTGTTAAGACCGGCACTTTTTCTGGTTAGACTCCACATGTGATCACAGAACATAtacttaaataaataacattctTAATTCCTATAATTAAGTTAACAGGACCCTATATTTTAGAGATGGAGGTGGTACtctttttaaactaaaaagACGAAGTAAACAAAATTCCACCATCAGACAGATCAACGCCACCAGGATAATAAACTTAAGATTCAACACAATATTCCTAACACCattattattataagtaaaaaagattCAAGTCACGAGCATCCTATTCATAACAACTTTAACCTTATTGAACATTCGCACGCATCCCAAAATCCtaattcaatcaacaacaaaactTTCTGCCAATTTTAAGATACACCCAGGCATTACTGTTCTGGGTATACTATCAAATAACAGAAACGACCAATGATATTATACGGGATACTACTTCAAAAACTTTCCTTAAACGGGtctattttctttatttgtatgaaaaatatCAACCCTTAATAGTTCGCTGCAAGATCTCTGGTTTTATGTCAACTTGTGAATTGTCTTCATGTCAATGACCTCCTTAAGGGTCCCTTGCTCAAGATGATCCCACCATTTAAATAAGAAATTGTCAACAATTAGTCTGAACCAGGGGGACAGCTTCAAACCTTCCTCACCTGCATCAGATTTCCTCAGCAGCTCCTTCAACTGATCACGGTTGACATATTTGATATCAGCCACTTCATCAGGATTTGGATTAACGTTAACATCCCGGACAATGAACAGCAAATAATCCACTGCAATCAAAGAGGGGAAAAAGATAAGTCAAAGCTAAACGTCCCTTCCACAACCATAAACTCAAAAACTTATCCTGTTAGAATTAGCAGCAGCATAGATTACGCATGTATACCGCTGGAATAAAAACattgcaaaaaagaaaagtcgATTGGAGGAGCTATTAGTGGTGCATGTTCAGAATTATATGCTTGGATAACCTAAATTATCGTGCACCAATCCTAGTTGGATACTTAAAACAGCAAAAATCAGCTTGCAGTAAAACTTGGAATATATTAAATTAGCTTACCTTCATGCTCTCCCCATTTGCCATCAGAAGGTGCCTTATAAAGTATGCGACCCAATGGGGTGAACTGGTCAACTGGTACATCTTGAGCAAGAATACCGAGCTCATCCAACAGCTTCCTCTGAGCTGCATTTCTTACTCCTGGTAACACAAggagtaaaaataaataacaaaaagcTACAACAACAAAGTACATCGTAATCTtttccacacacacacacacacatatacatatacatatacatacatatatatatatatatatatatatatatatatatatatatatatattataaaaggTAAACAGTTTATACCAAGGGCATTCTCTTCAATAAGCTCAGATTCTCGGTACAGTGGATGGCTACAGCAGGTGTTAGTCCACACAAGAGGGAATGTCACCTTTGTTGAAGAGCGTTGCTTCACCACAAAGAACAAAAAATCTCACTCAATAAACAGACATATAAGAAAGAGTCTACGACATGAAAACATGCATGCGTCATCAATCATCATAGAGATTTATTTCGCCAAACAGTCATTCAGAAAGGGTAACACATTGAAACatcaaaaagaaactttttctaCATGAAAGTTAGCAattgtttccatttttttatccttaacAAATGCCACTTGTTATcaagacccaaaaaaaaatagcagTTTCCCCTTTCAATATTAAAACTTGGTCTATAGCCCACCTAGTGATTTGAATGCAGATGTAAAACTAAAAACTCTCTAATCAGTGTCTAAAAAACACTATAACaataatatgaaataaagaTACACATGAAAACTATCACAACAACCAAGCTTTATCCCACTAAGTAGGGTCGGCTACACGAAAACTATTAAAACCAAGAAATTTGGCACACAAGgataaatatattatacaaaatattataaataaaaagcatACCTGAAGAAGCAACTCATACTTCGAGTTAAACAGGAATACACTGAAAGCTCTGTGCAGCAAATTTTCAGATTCAATCTTTTCCCACAAGTGGCCTATAAAATTGTTGAAGATCAAAATATGAATAAACCGGCCTATGTCCCAAGAGCAGTATTTTTACTTCAGGAAGTCAAAATCCACATACGCATCGGAAATTTGCTTTTTAATTTTAGATTCCCACACAACAATTTGATCAAAAGCTACTATTAATATATGACAAACAAAATTTAGAAGTTGCAATTCTTTTATGCCTGAGTAGCAGCTTATTTGCATTAAAATCAGTGATGAATTCTAGaagataataaattattaatttaataactCTTATCATCAAAATTTGTAAATGGAAAATTGACGATAACTTTGCAAACATGTAAAATGCATTATCTGAATACTGTGTACATAGGCATGGTCATGACATacatttgtcatttaaaaaccCTAAATCAATACACCTCATCTATATCATAACACCAACATATACAGACACAATAAATCAAAGAAGTTTATACTTTTAACACTGTATGAATTACAAGGTATCAAAGTACCCACAAAAAAATACCAACAAACAATGTGAATCCTTGCAATTACAAACTAATTAAGATTTCAAAAATGGAAGATCCACTTACAATTGTATTTGGATTCATGACCAACAGCACGATCATTCTCGTCCACTAAAATGCATCTGCAAAagttcaaaatcaaagaaacaGTGATACATtagtaaaatttgaatttaagaTATCTAATATAAACAGATCTGGAAAACTGAAGGAAAAAACAACATACAAACTTCTCTGTGAACTCACAAGAAAGAAATGTCAAcccttgaatttttttagattgaGATCCCAAtgtattttaatcaaaaaacgATGAATACATAATTACATACTTTCTCCGGCAGTTATTGAACAAGCTTACGTTTGCTGAGCATTATCACTAGAAAATTACAAATTAACCTCGAAAAAGAAAAGTCATTTCCTAATACATAGACTTATGAGATagtaaaaaaccaaaatttctagATCTATGTTCTAAACTACAAAAGTAAAGGAAAATTGGAAAAAGGTCAATGGAGCCAAAactttaaataaacaaattgaaaattcaaatcTTCTAAATAGCAATTCTTCGTGAAACAATTCAAGCTAATGAACGACATACATACAAAAATTACCAAAAAGCAGTAGCTAATTAATCTAATTGAACCCACACTCACACCATGCATATCAAAATTTTGTACGAATTTATGCTCCTCTATTTTTTCCcgtgagttgtgttatttggaCACACAAAATTCAACATCGCACAAAATAATCTCTcgatcaagttttttttttttttccttccgatgtgagagaaaataatgattaaaaaattttaaaccCTACCAAAACCATATATCTATACAGTGTCAGATGTCAAATTTTGTGTTCCCAAAagatttatcttttttcaataaCTCACatcaatttcaataaaaggTGGAACTAGCGCCAGTGTAGTGTAAGGCGTACACCCAAACTACGAAACACCGACACATACATGGACACCATATATGACatcattaatattaatttaacgaAATTGAAGTAAATGGATGTAATCATTGGATACCGACACGTTGCCAGTGCCGGACACACATTTAATCTGAAATGTAAGTTATAATTACACTTTTGTAATTTAGTTATACTTGCGCATATAAATCAAGCATCACAAATCCAATTAAgcaaaacaaagaacaaaataaatcaaGCATCACAAATCCAATTAAAGTCCAACGCCAATGAACTAagacaaaaaacagaaaaacccCAAGAGTTCAATTTGTTCCACTACATGTTAATCCACACGctttgaataaataaaacaacaattaaaaataaatgagagcAATTACACAAACACATAGAGGGTAAATAAAAGAGATAGAGAAGGATAAAGAAACGAACTCGTCATCAAACATGAGACGGCGTTGGACGGCGTCCATGCCAGCATCAACAGCAGCGACTGGAGTTTCACCCATGGTTGACAGAGAAGCAGAGAGAGGGGCTTTGCGGCGGaaggaaagagaagaagaacgaGATCTGAAAGAGGAGTGAGCGAAGAGTGCGGGTATAATGTTCCTTTTAAAGTGCCGGCTCAGAGTCGCGACGATTGAGGATTGTGCCATTTTCTTTCATTCATCAATCCTTATGTTAAATTGTACTAATTATTAATCTAATGCCCACCTACCCTTGTGGTAGTGTTTTTTAGACCggcgagttttttttttttttttaattaaattgaactccGGACTCATCGTGGTTTGAgcggaagaagaagaatggatGAATTAGCTACTTACCGATTGAATCAATCTTTATTAACCGACCAACATCTTTTATTAGTATGGAGAAAATGTTATTACTTGTAGTCAAATAATTGATTGTTCTATCATTGTGACCTAATGCGGTCAATGAGATTTGAGTTCAGTTGATGAGGAGTTTACGCGGAGGAGTGATGTCAACTCTCTCTTTCATCGTGATGATCTATTTAGTGCGTAAATTGTAAATACTTTCAAAGTGATCGTTTTTTATATATCGCA containing:
- the LOC11415814 gene encoding isopentenyl-diphosphate Delta-isomerase I, coding for MAQSSIVATLSRHFKRNIIPALFAHSSFRSRSSSLSFRRKAPLSASLSTMGETPVAAVDAGMDAVQRRLMFDDECILVDENDRAVGHESKYNCHLWEKIESENLLHRAFSVFLFNSKYELLLQQRSSTKVTFPLVWTNTCCSHPLYRESELIEENALGVRNAAQRKLLDELGILAQDVPVDQFTPLGRILYKAPSDGKWGEHEVDYLLFIVRDVNVNPNPDEVADIKYVNRDQLKELLRKSDAGEEGLKLSPWFRLIVDNFLFKWWDHLEQGTLKEVIDMKTIHKLT